Part of the Ziziphus jujuba cultivar Dongzao chromosome 8, ASM3175591v1 genome is shown below.
ATCAAATTATGAGATATGTAACCCTAAAAtaattaaccctaaaactatAATCATGGAATCAACCTTAAGACTATAATCATGGAAAGAAGTTATTTAtgggataaattgatatttatcctcaagtaaaataattaaaatttaaatagtgtTAGGTTATTAAATTGGTCAACTTTAGTttcgttattttattttttatttttttatatttttagaaaattatatattctaaaaaggaaagaaaataaaaagaagaatattaaaatcaaatatatacttatAAGTAATGGtgaacaatatatacatatattgttaaattCGTAAAGAATGGCCATTGATTTCTAAACTGATGCCGATATCCTCTTATCTTCTTTTTCAAATTGGAtctatgaattattttattactaaaaatattttacaattaaagTTTGACCAATTAGGAATAGGAAAAGAATAATTTAATAGGTAGCATTACTGATATTATAATGAATTTAGTATTTATAAGTTATCATTGAATATCTTTGCCTTTTCAACTAATGAATTTAGTATTTATAAGTTATCGATTATCCATAGCATTCACATTTTGTTAAGGGAAAAACTAATTGTTACGAGAGAAATGAACAACAAAATTCTTAAAACTGTTATCAAGAAAGAGAAATCAGAGACAATAAAAtcagaatatatttatatatatttttatattaacaaaaagaaaaaaatgtatagaAATTTCATACCTATGCTGATGAAAGAGGGATTTAAAAGACATCAATCCGTATCCCGTTCGGTAGCATTGAAAGCGAAAGAAAGCAAATCAACCTAGAAATGAAAGTTAGAAAATGAAGCATTCAAAACAAACCCACATAAGCTAAAAccagcaaaagtaaataaagcaTGCAGACCAAAAAAGTCCAAAAACTGACAGACCACCGACAACCCATATCTCAAAAATGCAGCAAAATGCAATATCAGTTTCAAAAACCCATCAACAATTTGTTTTGAAAGGAAAGCAAAAATTTGGATTCTAGagcggaaaaaataaaaatgcaaaccCAAAAAAAGTGGAACAGATAGTTCTATATTCCCAAAATCGAATTGAAAACATCCTAAGGAAAACTTCTGCGCTTCAATTCTAATGCCAAAAAGAAGCTACAACATTATGTTAAtcacaaaaggaaaaagataagcGGGATTGGCTTCATTCTTTGCTATGAACGCACAACATGTGAGTTGAGCTCCTTCATTGCTCACTGTGTGCGACTGTTTCTGTTTGTTttgggattttatttttatttttatttttgggatggTTTATATTGAAAAGTTGATCAAATTTGGTCTCAAATTGATTTATATGATATCATTGATAATcgttgtttgaaaattttcatgtgtTATTATTGAGTCAAAACCTTTAATgtatatatcattattatttgataGTTATGGAAAATTATatcgaaaattaattttatacatatttggttatattcatatatggtaagataataaatataataaataataattgataataaataaaataaaataataaataaaaatcgtgcttttgaaaaaaatttggatgaaTTATATACTTAATATGTGTCgcatatggtttttttttttttttatatatatattatataactataaatatatagattttctTCTGTTTTAAAATGACAAAGCATTTTGCCAAAGCTAAAACCGAAAAAGCTAAAAGTGGCTCGGCGAAATTCATGCGAATATCTTCGAGAGGAATAAAAGTTTTGGCTTTACGGCATTCAGAAATCAGAAAAAGTAAGTAATAATGGGGTTATGAAAGGTTATGCAATTATGCTTTATTCTCTCCTAGTTGAAACCCAATATTGAttgaatataaacatatatatatatatatatgttttttttcataatattagaCAAAAATTACGCATTACAAACGCGGGAACCATTCCCTCCTCTATCCTAtctctctcttttaatttcctgcattaaaaaacaaatattttttgtttctctttctattGCATCGTGCCGGCCTCACACACATACATACTCTCTCTCCTTCAATAATAGAAGACAAGTTCTCTCTCTGAGTGTTTTATGTTGGTGAAATAGTTTGGAGGAGGTGGTATTGAAGAAATCAATGGCTTCTGGTTTgagatcttcatcatcatcatcatcattcacaACAGCAGCAGGAGGAGGAGCGCTTAGTAGCAGTGGTAGGTTTGAGAGGCAGCTTCATGGGAAtggatcttcttcttcttcttcttcttcttcttcttctgctgttTCTACACAAGGAGGTGTCAGTTTCGGACAGACCCATCTTCCTGGTCGTTCTAAAGCTCCCTCTTCCAGACGCTCTGTCACTCCCAATTCCCGGACCAACTCTGGTTCTGACTATGAAGAAGGTCTTTCTGTCTTTTATCTCTTTCGCTCTTTTTCGTGTGTTTCTGTATTTATGCGTGTGTTTCTATCCGGTTGGGTTTAATATCTAGTTTCTGTTCTGCGTCTGTGTTATGATTAATTGATGGATTTCTGCAGATTTGGTtagttatgtattttattttattatatattattttatgtttttgttttttggggtcgGATGTGGGGGTGGAATTATTAtgtgaattattaaaaataattcaattattGGTTTTGTGGCTACTGGTTCAATTATACGCGtttacaattttaattgaaTGATGTATAATGATGTTtgtgcttctttttcttcttttctttgtctttttttagACGGCTTCCATTTGTTGGAATTGTTCGGATACTATGttaatttcttttgtatttACACAGTTACTTGAGGATGTTGGTTGGTTCCGACAATGATTAGAATGCCAATATGGGTTTAATTATGAGACGTTCATCTCcataattttatcgatattgTGGTTTACatttcaaagttttatttttgacGCATTGCGGGATTTTGGTTGCTGTTGGGAATTTAGATTAAAAGATAGAAGACAAAAATGAGAATCAATGCCAAAATTTAATTGGTTTGAAGTTTACAGTTGTCTCTTATGGCTAATCCGAACaatgaagaaggcatggttCCTGGCCCATTAAGTGTACGTCTTTTCATGGTTGGTAGGGTCTCAAATTGTAACGATATTCGTGTAACTGAGTTGAATCATAACCAGTGTAAGGAACGAAACAAGGTCGGTTAGTGAACCTTTCATTATACTCTGTTTGGCCAATtcatagaaagaaaagaaaaagagagaagataTAAAGCCTAACCCAACTCAGAAATATTATTGGCTTTGACAATATTAGCGTATTAACATTTGAGCCTGGTTTTAGTAATgagaattttaaataattaggcTAGTGTTAAGCCCAAAATCATTATACCTGCCAATGTCGATTGGAAAAtagtttctttccttttctggcagtgaatttttttgaatattttatttggtaCTGTTAGGCACTTGAAAACTGGTAATTGGTGTTAAATAATTCTAAGTCAAATTTAGGAAAGACcaacaaatattatataggCAAGCTTGTAAGAGCTAATTttacatgctttttttttttttttgttttttttttttttttgggaccagGTTAGAAAGTTAACAACTTATCAGGGGATAGTTTTCGTTTACATATTTTATAACTTAAATCATCAGGGCCATTTCTTATAGAAATTCTGAGATTGCTATTTGCTGTTGGCGAGTTTCCAAGTTCTATATCTATGCAATCCTTTAGGGCATCAGAAATAGAAGTTTGTTGTGTCAACTCAAACGAGTGAAGCTACACCATTTAATGACGTAATTGCTTTAGAACTTGCATTGCTCAtgtgttattgatttatttcattCTAGAGAATTCATGTTGTCGATATCCTAGGAGCTATTTGCAACTCACTGATGGTGTTCCTTTTTACCATGGTTGTGCTACTTTGACATTAATGATTTGCATTTACTGtgaaaatggttccaactcttctCATCAATTCGTCACCATTTAGATTCTCATTCGAAATCTTGTTATCAAATTCTTCTATTCTTTTATTTGGAACTTCGATTCGATTGAAAAGTCCCCATATGTTTCTATGGAACATTAAACCTTTTAGAGGGTATTCTTGTTTCTAGGTTGTATTTTTCTTGGTCTAATTTTCtcttaagcaaaaaataaaacaaaaataattcttatatttatttatttttttgggtttccttTTCATTTAGCAGTTCCAAGTGCCGAACATAGCTCATAGGTTATAATTGTTGCTTTATTGAGGAGGAAAACTTGTGAATTTGTCAGAAACTGTTTTCAACCTAGTGAACCTGCCAAGGTGTTTCTGTCTTTCTGTCTTTCTGTCTTTCTGTCtgtctgtctctgtctctctctctctcgccaCACTCTTGCAAAATATCTGTCTTACGCTGATACatataattacaattaaaaaccaTTATATTTCTAGTTGTGGTGAACATCATCGCATTCACTAATATAGATTTGGTTTTATCCTTTTTTCCATTGAATTTACCTTAATTCAATTTCCATGTATCTCCACCATCATTAAAACCATGTAGGTAATCAATCATGAAGTTTTTAATGTACATAGTTGGTGTGCTCTTATAATTTCCTGTGTTATTTGTAGTCCTTATTTGAGCTTAGTTAAGATAGCTTTAtttgtttgtctttttcttgtttGGAGGGTTGAGGTGCACGGGCCTTTCATTTTTAGTTGCTAAAAAAACTGTCATTTGTCTTTATTCTATTAATGAAACTCTTGAAGTCAAACTTAAttgttttgtttctcttttagCCATTGGAAGTTgagggatttttttattttttatttttaacattgtGGAATTTGGGGGATATCATATGCTAGAAAGAGAGTGAAACTTCTTAGATGTAAATCATGTTAGTTTTGCTTTTTGATGAAAGATTTGTCCTTGCTGCataatattattagtttttttctcaaaatttgatTCATGGTTCTCCAAACGAAGTTTTTCTTTGCATTTACCACAGATCGTGGAAGGGTGAGAGTTGCTGTCAGACTTCGACCCAAAAATGCCGAGGATATTATTTTGGATTCTGACTTTGCTGATTGTGTTGAGTTGCAGCCAGAGGTGATTAACCAtcaaatgatttatttatttatttttgcgtCTTTCAGAGAAAGCACTTCTCATGTTTGTTATGGTTAAAGCACACTGGGTTTCATTGATTGAACAGTTATTATTTTCCTAATAAATAGCCCTGCGAATGTTCATTTCTCACGCTCAAACACACACGTTCATTTATGCAGCcaaaatttttcttaatcaaagtCTCCATTTTCCTTGTGTAGCTAAAGCGGCTAAAGTTGAGAAAAAACAACTGGACTTCTGAATCTTACAGATTTGATGAAGTTTTTACAGAAACTGCTTCCCAAAAGCGTGTTTATGAAGTGGTAGCAAAACCTGTTGTTGAGGTAGGTTTTCAAGGGGATTATAAGTTCCAGCATGATAAATTGTTGATTAGCTATGCTCCTTTTGTGAGAGGTCATGGCGTTAAGTATGATGTATACATGTAATAATTCTAAGGTGTGAATATCAGGTTTCATGCAACATGGTGTGCGGAAAAATTGTCCTGGAACATGTTGCATGACGTGTATCTACAAATTTTTTAACTCGCAGATGTCCACAtcataaaaaaaactatatatatatatatatatataaaagtgtgTGTGTGCAGTAATTTTCTAATGGGCTATGTAGTGGGGTGgggtgtataaatatatttatacgaCCCGTCACAAGTGGAGAGGCGTTTATCACCCAGCTTATATTGGGGGACGTCGcctagtaaaataaaattataagtgtgtatgtatatatatatatatctgttccTATAGCCTAGGGATTCTTTAGTCAGTACTTTTATTATGTCTTTCCATATATTAGATGTTTGCAACTTGTATCTCTTCATCTTGCATTTCTAGTTCTTGAATTGATGAGTTTGAACCACATTCAATTCCTTTCTTCCATTGTTTCTGAAGAAATTAATCTTGAAAAGGTTTGGATGTCATGGTAATTGTGTACAGTCAATTTTGGTATACTTTTGCAGAGTGTATTGAATGGATATAGTGGGACAGTTATGGCTTACGGTCAAACAGGTACTGGTAAAACTTACACGCTTGGAAAACTTGGTAAAGATGATGCTTCTGAGCGTGGTATAATGGCCAGAGCTCTAGAGGACATATTGGCCAGTGTTTCTGCTTCTGATTGTGTAGAAGTTTCCTATTTCCAGGTGCTAATCTATGTTGACTTGCCTCTGATATtgctttgattttaatttactGTTGATGCCACCATAGGCATGGTTTTGTTCACTGCTTTAGTTGCCAAAATGTCGTTTCTTTTACAGATACTGGTGagctgaaaaatgaaaaattacagATTCATAGAAAATGCTATAAATTTTATACAACTTTTGAATGTCATGAAAATATAAGAGGCAAAAAACTAATtaacatggaaaaaaaagaatagaaggAATCAGTTTCGGCTTAAATGAATCgcactagaaaaaaaaatacaagtgtAATGCATATATGTTCTTAAACAATGGAATGGTTTGGGGGCTCATGGACCATGACATCCCCCTTCCCTCCACCCATCTGTAAGTCTACAATAAGGCACCGAGTAGCtggttttaattttgaccaTATACTATGGAACACTTGTCATAGTTGAAGAAGAATTACCACGTGTtagtattttttcattaaaatcttAGTATTGACATTTTGTTTTCCCTTCATGTTCATGCCACATCTTTTAATATAGGATCGTGAATGCAATttcttgctttttcttcttttttgtttgtttatttgtttggtttttatttttgatttattttattttattttttattaagaaatGATCTTTTATCTATAGGAAATCAATACAAAGGGTAAAAGAGAGAACAAGAAATCCTCAAAAacagaaatatttaaaaaaggaaaaaaaaaaaaaactgaaaaaggtaaaattaagacaataataAATCTTATGAATGCATCAGCAACCCATGGCATCTTTCCAATTTAGAACAATCAAAGAAAAAGGAGACTCTTTGAAAGCTCTATTTGTAGAAGCACAAAGATGCTCTAAGTATTTAGCTTTCTCAAAATGATCTTCACTGCTCATCTCTTTGTCTTCAAAGATTCGGTTGGTCCTTTCTATCATCTCCTCGGCCAAATTATTAGTACCAAAACCAATTGGTTTTTCTACCATCGAGGACCCATAGTATTTAGGAaatgccccaaaaaaaacccAGCTTCTTGTATCGATGTAATCCACAAACTTCTTATAACTTTCAATGGAGAAATAAATGGTCTAAagtttcttcttcctccttacAGAATGCACCAGGATGGAGAGGTAGCAAATATTTTAACTTCTATGAAAAACCAGCCAAGCAAAGACTTTCGCTCCATAGGGAACACTTGGCTTCCAAATAAAGTCCGAAGGCTTAAAGTttgatttccaaataaaatccaaaggCTTAAAGTTCAAACTTCCACCACTATCAGTTATAGTATGAAATAAGATTTGCGTGTAGATCCCAAAGAATCAAATGACCATTTTATTTTGTCAGAAATCAAGGGGTTAGTATGGAAATTTCCTAAGATATCTAAATAAGGAActtagatctttaatttttctatcGTTCAAATTTCTGGAAAAATTTCAATTACTCATATTAGAAAAGCCCAGGAGTTGACATTTAATCAAATTAGCTGTGTTAAAGTAAAAACTATGGATggttgttcttttatttatatatgtactgTTGTTCCCAGTTGTATATGGAATGTATTCAAGATCTGCTTGCTCCAGAAAAGATTAATATTCCTATAAATGAGGATCCCAAGACTGGAGAAATATCATTGCCCGGTGCTTCTGTAGTCAAAGTTCAAAACCTGGATCAGTTTTCACAGCTACTACAAATAGGTGAAGCGAATCGTCATGCAGCTAATACAAAGCTGAATACTGAATCTTCACGTAGTCATGCAATTCTCATGGTGGGTATCTTGTATGGTTTTGCTTTTAGCATTTGTTGGTTTGTAGTGGAtatcttcatcattttttaaaaattgtaatgATTTAAGCTCATTCTTTCTCCAAATCACTTCATGATTTAATAAGGTTTACATCCGGAGATCTGTCCATGAGAAAGTAGAAGATGGCATTACTTCTTGGGAAAAAGTCCCTAGGACCACTTTATCTGGTAGCAATGCCATACCTTTAATTCGAAAAAGCAAGTTGCTGATTGTTGATCTCGCAGGATCTGAAAGAATAGACAAGTCAGGTATATTGTTGATGGTATACATGAAAACAAGTTTGCATTTTCAATTTAACTTCTTTCAGATCTTGTTTAGGGCTTAATAATTTTTAGTGCTAGATTTATAGTTGAGATCTTTCCCTTTTAGCCTCTGACATTAGATATTCATACAAGTATAACTCAATTTAATCACCAAGAAATTCAATCTTTGAATTTTGAACGTGGCCAGTTGGTTTGGGATATGATCAACTCTAACAAGTTCCTTTTCTTCTCATGTTGCAGGCAGTGAGGGGCATTTGCTTGAGGAGGCTAAATTCATAAATCTTTCTCTCACTTCCCTTGGCAAATGTATAAATGCTTTGGCTGAAAATAGTCCACATATACCTTTAAGAGATTCTAAGCTGACAAGATTGCTTCGTGATTCATTTGGAGGTCACTGTAATAATCATCTTGtgtttctttatatatttaatattgtatactAGTCTCTAAACAAATACATGAGGTATAATGGATAATGCACATTAGGTTCTGGATTAGTAATTTTTCTGTCTTTTTGTACTTACTGTCTGTATGGTATGTTTTGGTAATTTATGCATGCTTGATATGAAATTTCTTAATGGAATTGCACTATTACTTTGGTTCAAACAGGTTCTGCCAGGACTTCGCTTATAATTACAATTGGGCCTTCAGCACGACATTATGCAGAGACAACTAGTTCAGTTATGTTCGGACAACGGGTGAGCTAGCTTGAAAACTTTATATTCTAGTCAGACAGGGGTTCTGTAATCTAAATGCATTTTGATGCTGTGTTTTGTCATCTTGATGCTTTAATATTTCAGCCCTCCAATTTCAACAAATAATTTGTATGGTTTTGGGAGTTTTAAGGTTATGATAAGTTCTTATTAATATCTCTGAACTTCCCGCTGCCACATCAATCATTGCATATATTATGCTTTTATGATGGttagaaaattttatgattatttaacTGGTACAACTGCCTAGTCCATTATTCTTCTAAAGAATTTTCTGCTAACTTGTCCTGGATTAGGCATTGGTTTGGTCATTTCTAGGGTTTACTACTAGATTCTGTGCTCCATGAGTTGGGGACCAAAGGATAAGAAACAGCATGCTAAGAGCTAATTGGATAATGCATTCTTGTTAACATCCCTTGATTTATTTTTTCGTCCTTTATAACTGATCTTACACTCTACCTAATAGCTCTGGTGCTTAATTGTTTTAACTTTCCTGTATggataatttgatttaatatgtGAATGGACAATTTTCTTGTTGCTGGCCTATATTTATAATGCTTCCATTGTTGTTGCTAGTAAACAAACTAAAGCTTGTGATTTTGATGGTTGATTTTGTATCTTCTATTCAAAATTTGCTACTTGTTTGTTTCTGCAGGCAATTAAAATAGTAAACATGGTAAAGCTTAAAGAAGAATTTGATTATGAAGGTTTATGCCGGAAGCTTGAGCACCAAGTAGACCATCTTACTGCAGAAGTTGAAAGGAAGCAGAAGTTGAGAGAAGATGACAAATACAAGTTGGAAAAAGAGCTCAAAGAGTGTCAGGACTCTTTCGCTGAAGCCAAAAGGAATCTAATTACAAGGTCTGAGGTAGTTGTCTTTCCCATATCATTCAAAGTTGAGTTGATAAAATACCAGGCCAAAAATACACCAGATTTTCATGAGGGGACTGTAGTTCATTTTTCAGTCAGCTTTCTTCCTATCTAATATCTTCTTTGTCCTAGCAGTTTCTGGAGAAGGAAAATACTCGTTTAGAGGTGGAGATGAAAGATCTCTTAAATGAACTGAAGTGTCAGAAAGATCATAATGATTTGATGTCTGAAAAAGCTGCGCGGCTGGAAGTGAACATAAAATGTAGCAAggtattttcctttcttttgagATGGAGAAAGTTTCTTcacctagtttttttttttaaacagaaaaaaagaaaagttatttaaatttgttttatttttgtaatttgatGGCTGTTAATCTagttgttttaattttgacttaagCTGGATAATCTTGCATCTATTATGTCCTATTCTTGTGATTATGAACGTGTCTTAAATcatatttctttgaaattttaccTTTACATGTATTTATTAGATGTGGAAGCCTAAAAACACCATCAAGAACCGTTTTAGACTACTATGGCATTTAATAGTTTAATAGTCAATGACTtttgaaactaaaatatttGCAACTGAGTTACTGTATGACTTATTGCATCTGATCAAATTTTATACAGGAATAGAAAAAAGcaataagaaaattttttctTCCACATAAAAAAGAAGGTAGTCATCAATTACATTGAACTAATATTTAACTGGCAAGGGGTCAAAGAACTTTTTATATCCGACCAATTTGTTGTAATATCCTTTCTTcgttgtaaaattttatatggaaaaaagaaaaccaacagaaattttttttctttcatatgaaaatgaaaacagTCAATTACACTGAACTTCACATTTAACCGGAAAAGGGGTTAAAAAACGCCTCACATCCAACCAATTTGTTGTAATATGCTTCTGGCCTTTTGTGCTTGTGGAAAGTGGCGAGGGGAAGATTAAACGTGTTTGACATAATAAGAAACTCAAGATCAAGTTTTAATTTCTAATAGAATCttataagaaataaaagaagTAACCAGAACATTGGACAAACTTTTTCTTGGTGAAACTCCATAAATACTAGATTACTCAAACAAGAAATTCATGAAATTTTGCGATATTCACAAAATAACGTCAATGACTAACCATGCTTTTGGTAGCCATGGGACCTTCATGGTAGATGCCATTTCACTCTTAGACCATGGGGCAGCCCTCTTTCAATATCATAATGTGTGCATGTTCATAAGTTTGCATGATTGAATAAGTCTGTCAAAATTACCTTTTCGCTGAATGATATTTTGTTTCAAAGGAgacataaatttatattttttctttttaagacaTTGATTTACATCAGGGTCAAATTTCTTTGTTCAGTATTATGATTAATGGTGCCTTTGATAACTTGTAGACATAAATTTTGGATGGGGTTTAGTTGTAATCCATGCCACTGAGAGGCCAAGAGGTGATGGTATCAATAGGGCAGATATCTTGCCAACTGGGAGCTTTGAATATGGGTGTTAATTAAGATGAAGTCAAAGCTTATGGCTTAGAACTTTTCCTAGATCCCATTGCTTTTTTAGAGTATACTGGGGATATAATAAAAGAAGTCCTGATAGGACAAAGGACCTAGTACTAAAGAAAGGATGGCTTAGCCATCTGAGAAGTCCCCTGAAGGACACCGAATCAAATGAAATTCTTGTGTCTGTTAATGATTATTACAAGCCTTGGAATCTTTCTATAGATATATGTTTTTTACTAGTTTTGTCTGCCAAATATTTTGTCCGATCAGCACAAGCATTTATGTTGTGTTTTAATTGTTAGTAGCAACATCAGCTTGAAAGTTCAACATATCAGAAAGTACTTGCTGATACTACTCAGATGTATGAGAAGAAAATAGCAGAATTGATTAAGCAGCTAAAAGATGAGCATGCTCATGCCAAAAGTGTGGAGGAACAATTAAATGCAATGAAGAAGCTCCTGAATGACAGTCAAAAAACTATCCAGGTAAGTCATTTATGTATTTGTCATTACAAAAGACCACTTTGAGTTAATGCTTCATTTTCACATTCCATTTTAATGGTTTTCTTGAAGaacttatatttaaaaaatttaaatagtttttcatTTGCATGTATCGATTTCTCAAATTAAAGCCTGGTTTATGTTTTCATTCTtttgtatttcatttttgtGACCATGTTCCTATAGGCTGTTTTCAGGTTGTTATGTAAGAATAACATCTTAGTACAAGTTATTGGAACATGAGCATTAACCGCATTGCTCTTTTTATTTCTCTTAGCAACATGAAATGGAAAATTCTACATACCAGAAAGCACTAGCAGATACTAAGATGTATGAGAACAAAATAGCTGAACTGTTCAACCAAATTAAGCATGACCATACCCATATTCAAGATCTAGAACAACAATTGGATTTGACGAAGAAGCATGTGAGCAAACATCAAAATTTAATGCAGGTTAACTTTATCCCTATAACTTAAGATAAAGAAGGCTTATTATATGCACATTTTTGTTGCTTCTAcataatatatactttttacaGTCATAGTAAATAGAAtcactctttttatttatttattttaaatacatatttccagtcctggtttttattttgtccCCAATATATGTTTCCTGTTTTTATTCAACGATCTTCCTCCATTATACCTGgttgttttgaattttaataaaatatcctTTTATACTTGGAACTCTTTTTGAGatggtaaatatatttattttggaatCCAGGGGCAGAAAGAGGTTGATGAACTTACTGTGAAGTTACAAGAAATGTATCAGCTGCATGGACAAACTCTAAGTGAACTTCAATCCTTGAAATCAGAGCAGGAAGGTCTATTAGGAGA
Proteins encoded:
- the LOC107413821 gene encoding kinesin-like protein KIN-UC isoform X9, with the translated sequence MAYGQTGTGKTYTLGKLGKDDASERGIMARALEDILASVSASDCVEVSYFQLYMECIQDLLAPEKINIPINEDPKTGEISLPGASVVKVQNLDQFSQLLQIGEANRHAANTKLNTESSRSHAILMVYIRRSVHEKVEDGITSWEKVPRTTLSGSNAIPLIRKSKLLIVDLAGSERIDKSGSEGHLLEEAKFINLSLTSLGKCINALAENSPHIPLRDSKLTRLLRDSFGGHCSARTSLIITIGPSARHYAETTSSVMFGQRAIKIVNMVKLKEEFDYEGLCRKLEHQVDHLTAEVERKQKLREDDKYKLEKELKECQDSFAEAKRNLITRSEFLEKENTRLEVEMKDLLNELKCQKDHNDLMSEKAARLEVNIKCSKQHQLESSTYQKVLADTTQMYEKKIAELIKQLKDEHAHAKSVEEQLNAMKKLLNDSQKTIQQHEMENSTYQKALADTKMYENKIAELFNQIKHDHTHIQDLEQQLDLTKKHVSKHQNLMQGQKEVDELTVKLQEMYQLHGQTLSELQSLKSEQEGLLGEKARLNEELQAVRERLSVEENQRKTIEYELDKILYMNGNTKASSTFGTRIGSQKTNSLRETLSGQRATIAKICEEVGLQKILQLLTSEDSDVQIHAVKVVANLAAEDFNQEKIVEEGGLDALLMLLRSSQNTTILRVTSGAIANLAMNELNQGLIMSKGGAQLLAKIASKTTDLQTLRMVAGALANLCGNEKLHIMLKEDGGIKALLEMGRSGSNDVTAQIARGIANFAKCESRGINLGQRKGRSLLMDDGALGWLIANSNNSSTSAQRHVELALCHLAQNEDNVEDFISSGGVKELVRISVESSREDIRNLAKKMLRSSPTFRTIKAEKY
- the LOC107413821 gene encoding kinesin-like protein KIN-UC isoform X2 — encoded protein: MASGLRSSSSSSSFTTAAGGGALSSSGRFERQLHGNGSSSSSSSSSSSAVSTQGGVSFGQTHLPGRSKAPSSRRSVTPNSRTNSGSDYEEDRGRVRVAVRLRPKNAEDIILDSDFADCVELQPELKRLKLRKNNWTSESYRFDEVFTETASQKRVYEVVAKPVVESVLNGYSGTVMAYGQTGTGKTYTLGKLGKDDASERGIMARALEDILASVSASDCVEVSYFQLYMECIQDLLAPEKINIPINEDPKTGEISLPGASVVKVQNLDQFSQLLQIGEANRHAANTKLNTESSRSHAILMVYIRRSVHEKVEDGITSWEKVPRTTLSGSNAIPLIRKSKLLIVDLAGSERIDKSGSEGHLLEEAKFINLSLTSLGKCINALAENSPHIPLRDSKLTRLLRDSFGGSARTSLIITIGPSARHYAETTSSVMFGQRAIKIVNMVKLKEEFDYEGLCRKLEHQVDHLTAEVERKQKLREDDKYKLEKELKECQDSFAEAKRNLITRSEFLEKENTRLEVEMKDLLNELKCQKDHNDLMSEKAARLEVNIKCSKQHQLESSTYQKVLADTTQMYEKKIAELIKQLKDEHAHAKSVEEQLNAMKKLLNDSQKTIQQHEMENSTYQKALADTKMYENKIAELFNQIKHDHTHIQDLEQQLDLTKKHVSKHQNLMQGQKEVDELTVKLQEMYQLHGQTLSELQSLKSEQEGLLGEKARLNEELQAVRERLSVEENQRKTIEYELDKILYMNGNTKASSTFGTRIGSQKTNSLRETLSGQRATIAKICEEVGLQKILQLLTSEDSDVQIHAVKVVANLAAEDFNQEKIVEEGGLDALLMLLRSSQNTTILRVTSGAIANLAMNELNQGLIMSKGGAQLLAKIASKTTDLQTLRMVAGALANLCGNEKLHIMLKEDGGIKALLEMGRSGSNDVTAQIARGIANFAKCESRGINLGQRKGRSLLMDDGALGWLIANSNNSSTSAQRHVELALCHLAQNEDNVEDFISSGGVKELVRISVESSREDIRNLAKKMLRSSPTFRTIKAEKY